From Lawsonia intracellularis PHE/MN1-00, the proteins below share one genomic window:
- a CDS encoding FliA/WhiG family RNA polymerase sigma factor, which yields MAISNFSGKSSFSDNKPWEKLESGSVTWPDFSDLDQEAIVCHYAPKIRFLASRLKAKLPKNIELSDLISAGSLGLMEALGRFRPQLGIRFETYAENRIKGAMLDELRKLDWFSRTLRQRIRQIDGASWKIENEKGRPATEEELHEVTGLAIKDIRIGLEALQNNAFLSLDVIQDTVAHHTSEKEGAPYEDTAATEIADRVSKLIDTLTDREKLVLSLYYSDELNMSEAASVMGITEGRVSQLHSQALTRLRREFLNQYGKVD from the coding sequence ATGGCAATATCAAATTTTTCTGGAAAAAGTTCCTTTTCAGACAATAAACCATGGGAAAAGCTTGAATCTGGTTCTGTTACTTGGCCAGACTTTTCTGACCTTGATCAGGAGGCTATTGTTTGTCATTATGCACCTAAGATTCGTTTTCTTGCATCACGCCTTAAAGCTAAGCTTCCTAAGAATATAGAACTTTCAGATTTAATTAGTGCTGGATCTTTAGGATTAATGGAAGCTCTAGGAAGATTTCGTCCTCAGCTAGGTATTCGGTTTGAAACATATGCTGAGAATCGAATTAAAGGTGCTATGCTTGATGAGTTACGGAAGTTAGATTGGTTTTCTCGTACGTTAAGGCAACGTATTCGTCAAATTGATGGGGCCTCATGGAAAATAGAAAATGAAAAAGGTCGTCCAGCAACAGAAGAGGAGCTACATGAAGTTACTGGATTAGCTATTAAGGATATTCGAATAGGACTTGAAGCTCTTCAGAATAATGCTTTTTTATCTTTAGATGTTATTCAAGATACAGTTGCACATCATACTTCCGAAAAGGAGGGTGCTCCATATGAAGATACAGCTGCTACAGAGATAGCAGATAGAGTTTCGAAACTCATAGACACATTGACAGATAGAGAGAAGTTGGTATTATCGCTTTATTATAGCGATGAGCTAAATATGAGTGAAGCAGCGTCTGTAATGGGTATTACAGAAGGGCGTGTTTCTCAATTGCATTCACAAGCATTAACAAGGCTCAGGCGAGAGTTTTTAAACCAGTATGGTAAGGTTGACTAA
- a CDS encoding MinD/ParA family protein, whose translation MAKDFPLVFSVTSGKGGVGKTNIAVNLAYCLAALGKKVLLLDADLGLANVDIMLGMSPEKNLFHLFHEGASLEEIIVATGYGFSILPASSGVMDMLNLSTGQKLDLLESVDMLEKEIDYFIVDTGAGINDTVLYFNLAVQERIVILTPEPTSLTDAYALIKVINHHHGVDNFRVLVNMAQDTKSAKEIYVRLHMACEQFLKSISLDLIGIIPRDPNVRKAVINQKPFCLEAPESAASLAVKEVAETIQSWGVPVALDGNIKFFWKKFLFRQ comes from the coding sequence ATGGCAAAAGATTTTCCTTTGGTGTTTTCTGTGACATCTGGAAAAGGTGGTGTTGGTAAAACAAACATTGCTGTAAATTTAGCCTATTGTCTTGCAGCACTTGGTAAGAAAGTGCTTTTATTGGATGCAGACTTAGGACTTGCCAATGTAGATATTATGCTTGGGATGTCACCTGAAAAAAATCTTTTTCATTTATTTCATGAGGGAGCTTCGTTAGAAGAAATAATAGTTGCTACTGGTTATGGGTTTAGCATTCTTCCTGCGTCATCTGGTGTTATGGATATGTTAAATTTATCTACAGGACAAAAGTTAGATCTACTAGAGTCTGTAGATATGCTTGAAAAAGAAATTGATTATTTTATTGTAGATACTGGTGCAGGTATTAATGATACTGTCCTTTATTTTAACTTAGCTGTACAAGAACGGATAGTTATTTTAACTCCTGAGCCTACTTCTTTAACAGATGCATATGCATTAATTAAAGTTATAAATCACCATCATGGTGTTGATAACTTTAGAGTTTTAGTTAATATGGCTCAAGATACTAAGTCAGCAAAAGAAATATATGTTAGACTTCATATGGCATGTGAACAGTTTTTAAAAAGTATATCTTTAGATCTCATTGGTATTATACCCCGAGATCCAAATGTTCGGAAAGCGGTTATTAATCAAAAGCCATTTTGTTTAGAAGCTCCAGAAAGTGCAGCTTCACTTGCAGTAAAAGAGGTTGCAGAAACAATTCAAAGTTGGGGTGTACCGGTGGCCCTTGATGGCAATATCAAATTTTTCTGGAAAAAGTTCCTTTTCAGACAATAA
- a CDS encoding flagellar biosynthesis protein FlhF, producing MQVKTFIGPSTQSVLAQVKAELGPSAIILSSRDFQKDGQRQYEVTAGIDRPITSGGNNSNNLNGESPPQGWDEWFRDWTKVKEHLYALMQPSIQWERLSSRQRTALEYLQREEVDDAVIMELYHRLSSVPGSSPFEALSEIVPIRPWSAESWPERIQGITGPFGAGKTTSALRMALLLRKTDPSIRIGFINADCERANSRLVLKHWAELSEFGYFEASDPESMEKVIEQNEDKDYLFIDFPGISNPKETLTMQLSALGLSSMEFVVHLALPPHYATLQNQAFLSKYQSQHLSSIVWTKLDEAATYGSIVNVAMATGLPISALSYGIGLSDTLSSAYESVLWKLVFKHQLPGQV from the coding sequence ATGCAGGTAAAAACATTTATAGGTCCAAGTACTCAGTCCGTTCTTGCTCAGGTAAAAGCAGAATTAGGTCCAAGTGCTATTATTTTATCTAGTCGAGATTTCCAAAAAGATGGGCAACGGCAATATGAAGTTACAGCAGGTATAGATCGTCCTATTACTTCAGGAGGTAATAATAGTAATAACTTGAATGGTGAGAGCCCTCCTCAGGGTTGGGACGAGTGGTTTAGGGACTGGACAAAAGTTAAAGAGCATCTCTATGCCCTCATGCAACCATCTATACAGTGGGAGCGTCTTTCTTCAAGACAGCGTACAGCACTAGAGTATTTACAGCGTGAAGAAGTTGATGATGCTGTCATTATGGAGTTATATCATAGATTATCTTCTGTTCCGGGTAGCTCTCCTTTTGAAGCATTGTCAGAAATTGTTCCTATAAGACCTTGGTCGGCAGAGAGCTGGCCAGAGCGTATACAGGGGATAACAGGACCTTTTGGTGCAGGTAAGACAACGTCTGCATTACGTATGGCATTATTATTACGAAAAACTGATCCATCTATAAGAATAGGTTTTATTAATGCAGACTGTGAGCGAGCGAATAGCAGACTTGTGTTAAAACACTGGGCAGAGTTATCCGAGTTTGGATACTTCGAGGCAAGTGATCCAGAATCTATGGAAAAAGTAATAGAGCAAAATGAGGATAAAGACTATCTTTTCATTGACTTCCCAGGTATTAGTAATCCAAAAGAGACATTAACAATGCAATTATCCGCATTAGGGCTTTCTAGCATGGAATTTGTTGTGCATTTAGCTTTGCCTCCACATTATGCTACACTTCAAAATCAAGCTTTTCTTTCAAAATATCAAAGTCAACATCTTAGTAGTATTGTATGGACAAAGCTAGATGAAGCAGCAACATATGGCTCTATAGTTAATGTCGCAATGGCAACAGGTCTACCTATTTCTGCATTGAGTTATGGTATAGGGTTAAGTGATACACTATCTTCGGCTTATGAATCTGTTCTTTGGAAGCTTGTTTTTAAGCATCAATTACCTGGTCAGGTATAG
- the flhA gene encoding flagellar biosynthesis protein FlhA, which yields MASGPSINYSRFAKQGDIFLGAGVVVILLVMLVPLPTFLLDVMLSLNISLSILILLTAMFMTSPLEFSIFPSLLLVTTLMRLALNVASTRLILLNGDQGANAAGNVIRSFAEFVVGGSYVVGAVIFLILFILNKVVITAGTTRIAEVAARFTLDAMPGKQMAIEADLNSGLIDEEEATRRRENIRKEADFYGAMDGAGKFVQGDVTAGLFITLINLIGGILIAVVQKGMSWDSALMTFSLLSIGDGLVSTIPSIIISIAAGLIVSRAAAEAKMGEEYIAQLTYNSRVLKLTSAVLFIFALVPGLPTIPFLFFSASLFIVSRIVGKNSDTTAQDKKKAKGGSAASEPANTPEEMQDLLPLDTLELEVGYGLIPLVDEEQNGNLLSRIRSIRRQFALDMGVIIPSLHLRDNLQLKPGQYVLLIKGNQVATAEILIDHYLAMDPGNALHQIEGIETREPAFNLPAIWISEMQREETMLAGYTVVDPSTVIATHLTEVLKRHLADFLGRQEVQGLLDTLAKHSPKAVEELVPGILPLGSVQKVLQNLVRENVSIRDMLTIVEALGDYGGSVKNPDTLTEYVRERLGRSITKAYLDSDGVLPVITLGSKTEQTLQEAIRQVEGGSYLALNPSIAQQLIHNINMAIEGAVGTDGQPVLLATPIVRPHLAQLITRFLPNVPVISQGEIPPDTRLQAVGNVEID from the coding sequence ATGGCAAGTGGTCCAAGTATAAATTACAGCCGTTTTGCTAAGCAAGGTGATATATTCCTTGGTGCAGGTGTTGTTGTCATTCTTCTTGTTATGCTTGTCCCTCTTCCTACGTTTTTGCTAGATGTGATGCTTTCCCTTAATATTTCTCTTTCTATTTTGATTCTTTTAACAGCAATGTTTATGACTTCTCCTTTAGAGTTTTCTATTTTCCCTTCATTACTTCTTGTTACAACATTAATGCGATTAGCTTTAAATGTAGCTTCTACACGTTTAATCCTTCTTAATGGCGATCAAGGTGCAAATGCTGCAGGTAATGTTATTCGTTCTTTTGCTGAGTTTGTTGTAGGTGGAAGTTATGTTGTAGGTGCTGTTATCTTTTTAATTTTATTTATTTTGAATAAAGTTGTTATTACAGCTGGTACAACACGTATTGCTGAGGTTGCAGCACGCTTTACTCTTGATGCTATGCCAGGAAAACAAATGGCTATTGAGGCAGATTTAAATTCTGGATTAATTGATGAAGAAGAAGCAACTAGGCGTCGCGAAAATATTAGAAAGGAAGCTGACTTTTATGGTGCAATGGATGGTGCAGGTAAATTTGTACAAGGAGATGTAACTGCAGGACTGTTTATTACCCTTATAAATTTGATTGGTGGTATTCTTATTGCTGTTGTGCAAAAAGGAATGAGTTGGGATAGTGCCCTTATGACATTTTCCCTTCTCTCTATTGGAGATGGACTTGTTTCTACGATTCCTTCTATTATTATTTCCATTGCTGCTGGTCTTATTGTTTCACGTGCAGCAGCAGAAGCTAAAATGGGTGAAGAATATATTGCACAACTAACATATAATTCACGTGTTCTTAAGTTAACATCCGCAGTTCTTTTTATATTTGCCCTTGTTCCAGGTTTACCAACTATTCCATTCTTGTTCTTTTCAGCTTCCTTATTTATAGTTTCTCGTATTGTAGGTAAAAATTCAGATACAACTGCACAAGATAAAAAGAAGGCTAAAGGTGGTAGTGCTGCTAGTGAGCCTGCAAATACACCAGAGGAAATGCAAGATTTACTACCTTTAGATACATTAGAGCTAGAGGTAGGATATGGTCTTATCCCTCTTGTTGATGAGGAACAAAATGGAAATTTACTTTCAAGGATCCGTTCAATACGTCGTCAGTTTGCTCTTGATATGGGTGTTATTATCCCATCTCTACATTTAAGAGATAACTTACAACTTAAACCAGGACAATATGTTTTACTTATAAAAGGAAATCAAGTTGCTACTGCTGAAATTCTTATTGATCATTACTTAGCAATGGATCCTGGTAATGCATTACACCAGATAGAAGGTATTGAAACAAGAGAACCAGCTTTTAATTTACCAGCTATATGGATTTCTGAAATGCAGCGCGAAGAAACAATGCTTGCAGGATATACAGTAGTTGATCCTTCAACAGTTATTGCAACACATCTTACAGAGGTTTTAAAGCGTCACTTAGCAGATTTTCTTGGACGTCAGGAGGTGCAGGGTTTATTGGATACATTAGCAAAGCACTCTCCCAAAGCTGTGGAAGAGCTTGTACCTGGAATTTTACCTCTTGGTTCTGTACAGAAAGTATTACAGAATTTAGTGAGAGAAAATGTTTCTATTCGTGATATGTTAACTATTGTTGAAGCATTAGGAGATTATGGTGGTTCAGTTAAGAATCCTGACACACTTACAGAATATGTACGTGAGCGTCTTGGTCGGAGTATTACTAAAGCATATTTAGATAGTGATGGTGTTCTCCCTGTGATTACTTTAGGCTCTAAGACAGAGCAAACATTGCAAGAGGCAATACGACAAGTAGAGGGTGGATCATACCTTGCACTTAATCCATCCATTGCACAACAGCTTATTCATAATATTAATATGGCTATTGAAGGAGCTGTAGGAACAGATGGTCAACCAGTGTTATTAGCTACTCCTATTGTGCGTCCACATTTAGCACAATTGATTACTAGATTTCTCCCTAATGTTCCTGTTATTTCCCAAGGTGAAATTCCACCAGATACAAGACTTCAAGCTGTAGGGAATGTGGAGATTGATTAA
- the flhB gene encoding flagellar biosynthesis protein FlhB, with protein MSDDPSKTEKATPKRRQEARSEGSVPKSEEVTKALTTAAGMLGLAIYSGVMGRHFETIFYYIFTESFRFEVTAQSVYALFIYVAQEIAILLMPILLFIAVTAWISLRVQVGALWTTKVFKFKWSKFNIIKGLKGMFASQQTLVRLLRSLVQVIVIGIVPYMIIKGEFSNFLPLYYASPSGVADYMLNTGIVLVLYTLIPMTIIAVADLVYNRYSYEENLKMTKQEIKDESKQQEGDPIVKQKQRQKMMQMMTNRMMQDVPKADVVVTNPKHIAVALRYNALEAPAPLVLAIGVDRVAEKIKEIARENNIPIRENVPLARALYKAVGVGEMIPEELYKAVAAILASVWRLKGKMPGPQ; from the coding sequence ATGTCTGATGATCCCAGTAAAACAGAGAAAGCAACCCCGAAACGACGTCAGGAAGCTCGTTCTGAAGGGAGTGTCCCTAAATCAGAAGAGGTTACTAAAGCATTGACTACTGCAGCAGGGATGCTGGGGCTTGCTATTTATTCAGGCGTAATGGGACGTCATTTTGAAACAATTTTCTACTATATTTTTACAGAATCATTTCGGTTTGAGGTTACAGCACAGTCAGTATATGCTTTATTTATTTATGTTGCTCAAGAGATAGCTATTTTATTGATGCCAATATTACTTTTTATTGCTGTTACGGCATGGATTTCATTACGTGTACAAGTTGGTGCATTATGGACTACAAAGGTTTTTAAATTTAAATGGAGTAAATTTAATATAATAAAAGGGTTGAAAGGAATGTTTGCTTCTCAACAAACACTTGTTCGACTTTTACGTAGTTTAGTTCAAGTAATTGTTATAGGTATTGTTCCATATATGATTATAAAAGGAGAGTTTTCAAACTTTTTACCATTATATTATGCAAGTCCTTCAGGTGTGGCAGATTATATGCTTAATACAGGAATAGTACTTGTTTTATATACGCTAATTCCTATGACAATTATTGCAGTCGCAGATCTTGTATATAATAGATATAGTTATGAAGAAAATTTGAAAATGACAAAACAAGAAATAAAAGATGAGTCAAAACAACAAGAAGGAGATCCTATTGTAAAGCAGAAACAGCGCCAAAAAATGATGCAAATGATGACAAACAGAATGATGCAAGATGTACCTAAAGCAGACGTTGTTGTTACAAACCCAAAACATATTGCTGTTGCGCTTAGATATAATGCTCTTGAGGCACCAGCGCCTTTGGTATTAGCAATAGGTGTGGATCGGGTTGCAGAGAAGATTAAAGAGATTGCTAGAGAAAATAATATTCCTATTAGAGAGAATGTCCCTTTGGCACGGGCTTTGTATAAAGCAGTAGGTGTTGGAGAGATGATTCCTGAAGAGCTATATAAAGCTGTCGCAGCTATACTTGCAAGTGTCTGGCGTTTAAAAGGAAAGATGCCTGGACCTCAATAA